The Methylorubrum populi genome contains a region encoding:
- a CDS encoding rod-binding protein, with product MLPLATFAASAAVGVGKNLLDTLAKTDTDTMDTAKATASAKARKTADDFEKMFLEDSLERLTQSEGTEGPLGENGTGGGVWRSMMTKEYANAIVKSGGVGISNQVYSEMMRMQEAGHGR from the coding sequence ATGCTGCCCCTCGCAACCTTCGCGGCCTCCGCCGCCGTCGGCGTCGGCAAGAACCTGCTCGACACGCTGGCGAAGACCGACACCGACACCATGGACACCGCCAAGGCCACCGCCTCGGCCAAGGCCCGCAAGACGGCCGATGACTTCGAGAAGATGTTCCTGGAGGACAGCCTGGAGCGGCTGACGCAGAGCGAGGGCACCGAGGGCCCGCTCGGCGAGAACGGCACCGGCGGCGGCGTCTGGCGCTCGATGATGACCAAGGAATACGCCAACGCCATCGTGAAGAGCGGCGGCGTCGGCATCAGCAATCAGGTCTATTCCGAGATGATGCGGATGCAGGAGGCCGGCCATGGCCGCTGA